A single window of Bombus pascuorum unplaced genomic scaffold, iyBomPasc1.1, whole genome shotgun sequence DNA harbors:
- the LOC132915709 gene encoding uncharacterized protein LOC132915709, translated as MELAIDRGDTNSPRRGTNHPGPTPPRWRLKERNKQMLQAAAIVSAWSWDAQCTSATSSIDEEAEDLRKYMNAACNASMPRSNPSSGHLNKGVYWWTPEIAELRESCNRARRRFAQAQRRRQTRDEEEISHTYEKYREARRTLQREIKMAKARSWTELVDAVESDPWGRPYKVVTHKLRTSAPPITTNMDPMLLDKVVGTLFPRQGDSAGQPETSLPSTTPNDNDEVATTTTEWSEELHVTEEELLEATKRTAARDVAPGPDGIPGRVWAETVNIMAPRLRHYLIDA; from the coding sequence ATGGAACTGGCCATCGACAGGGGGGACACCAACAGCCCTCGAAGAGGAACGAACCACCCCGGCCCAACGCCACCCAGATGGCGCCTGAAGGAGAGGAACAAACAGATGCTACAGGCGGCAGCCATCGTCTCGGCCTGGAGCTGGGACGCCCAATGCACGAGCGCAACCAGTAGTATCGACGAGGAAGCGGAAGACCTCCGTAAATACATGAACGCGGCGTGCAATGCCTCGATGCCGCGCTCCAACCCGAGCAGTGGACATTTGAACAAAGGAGTCTACTGGTGGACACCAGAGATCGCCGAGTTGCGAGAGAGCTGCAACAGAGCCCGCAGAAGATTCGCACAGGCACAGCGTCGCAGACAAACTCGCGACGAGGAAGAGATCTCCCACACATACGAGAAATACAGGGAGGCAAGACGTACCCTCCAACGGGAGATTAAGATGGCCAAAGCGCGGTCCTGGACGGAACTCGTGGACGCGGTCGAGTCTGACCCATGGGGGCGGCCGTATAAAGTAGTGACGCACAAACTGCGTACCTCGGCTCCCCCGATAACAACAAACATGGATCCAATGCTACTGGACAAGGTCGTTGGGACCTTGTTCCCCAGACAGGGCGACAGTGCAGGGCAGCCAGAAACGTCCCTCCCCTCCACCACACCCAACGATAACGACGAAGTGGCAACGACGACAACGGAGTGGAGTGAGGAGCTGCATGTCACCGAGGAAGAGCTATTAGAAGCGACGAAGAGGACAGCAGCCCGCGACGTGGCACCAGGCCCGGACGGAATCCCAGGCCGAGTATGGGCAGAGACGGTAAATATAATGGCTCCCCGCCTGCGACACTATTTGATAGATGCCTGA
- the LOC132915708 gene encoding uncharacterized protein LOC132915708 has protein sequence MYPRAWRTARLVLLRKEGRPLDSPSAYRPICLLDEVGKLLERIIAARLEAHMERREPGWHDSQYGFRRGRSTVDAVRRVCSKVEDMVSQEGVAIAVSLDITNAFNSIPWARILEALNYYEIPEYLVRVIRAYLCDRWIIYNTKDGETRKTVECGVPQGRLGLSVSPTKSEALGFFDRRRREPPPTGLSININGEEVPVGHQMRYLGLIIDSQWTFEPHIEQLVPRVTAAANALCGLLPNVGGAGVGVRQLHDGEPAQPATTKEATKDDRHPHSKKLQDGVIRDGDRAGRVPPFELQALALRRVYDKRKISRLDGRATTPPPDNRPPSSAREEAKRETWERWRSQLVEEDTTRQHRAVRAVLPNWETWREQGGVPLTFRMTQMLTGHGVFGEYLLRIRREVTSICHQCEEEEDTVQHTWERCPAWADQHVLQLDIGESVAREAIVKAMLRGHQEYTAVRSFCEQVMLAKERAERERKRKRDPARVERQRIPRRNRGGVAPPPPQLERQD, from the exons ATGTACCCACGGGCATGGCGAACAGCGAGACTGGTCCTGCTACGAAAGGAGGGTCGTCCGCTAGATTCGCCGTCCGCATACAGGCCGATATGCCTGCTGGACGAGGTGGGCAAGCTCCTGGAAAGGATAATTGCAGCGCGTCTAGAGGCTCATATGGAGCGACGAGAGCCTGGGTGGCACGACAGCCAGTACGGGTTCCGCCGAGGACGCTCGACAGTGGACGCGGTGAGACGGGTATGCTCTAAGGTGGAGGATATGGTCTCCCAGGAAGGAGTGGCGATAGCGGTCTCACTAGACATAACTAACGCCTTCAACTCCATTCCATGGGCAAGAATCTTAGAAGCCCTGAACTACTACGAGATACCGGAGTACCTCGTAAGGGTTATTAGAGCATACCTCTGCGACAGGTGGATCATATACAACACCAAGGATGGGGAAACGAGGAAAACGGTCGAGTGCGGTGTACCGCAGGG GAGACTCGGACTGAGCGTGTCACCAACCAAATCGGAAGCCCTGGGGTTCTTCGACCGGCGACGAAGAGAACCACCACCAACCGGACTGTCCATCAATATCAACGGAGAGGAAGTGCCGGTGGGACACCAGATGAGGTACCTGGGTCTCATCATCGACAGCCAGTGGACCTTCGAGCCGCACATTGAACAACTGGTCCCAAGGGTGACTGCCGCGGCCAACGCCCTATGCGGCCTACTGCCGAACGTGGGTGGAGCGGGAGTGGGCGTTCGCCAACT ACATGATGGAGAGCCGGCGCAGCCGGCTACTACTAAGGAGGCTACAAAGGACGACCGCCATCCGCACAGCAAGAAGCTACAGGACGGTGTCATACGCGACGGCGACCGTGCTGGCCGCGTCCCCCCCTTCGAGCTGCAAGCCCTCGCACTTCGAAGGGTATACGACAAAAGGAAGATCTCACGCCTGGACGGGCGCGCAACGACGCCACCACCCGACAACAGACCACCGTCGAGTGCACGGGAAGAAGCCAAACGGGAGACATGGGAGCGATGGCGCTCTCAACTGGTCGAGGAAGACACTACACGGCAACACCGGGCTGTTCGCGCCGTGCTCCCCAACTGGGAAACATGGAGAGAGCAAGGCGGGGTACCGCTGACATTCCGTATGACACAGATGCTCACAGGTCACGGAGTGTTCGGTGAGTACCTACTACGGATCCGGCGGGAGGTGACCTCCATATGTCACCAAtgcgaggaagaggaggataCGGTACAACACACGTGGGAGCGATGCCCGGCATGGGCAGACCAGCACGTCTTGCAACTCGACATCGGCGAGAGCGTAGCCCGAGAAGCGATCGTGAAGGCCATGTTGAGAGGGCACCAGGAATACACCGCCGTCCGCTCCTTCTGTGAGCAAGTGATGCTAGCAAAAGAGCGGgcggagagagaaaggaaaaggaaacgcgACCCAGCAAGAGTGGAGCGACAAAGGATACCCAGGCGCAACAGGGGGGGGGTGGCACCGCCGCCGCCCCAGCTCGAGCGACAAGACTAG